The Agromyces sp. G08B096 DNA window TCGCCCGGAAGCCCGCTGGCCTTCCGTGGGAGCAGGCGGCGGCGATCCCGATCCCCGCCGGCACTGCTTACCAGGTGCTCCGCTCGCTCGGCGTGGGGAAGGGCGACACCCTGCTCTGGCACGCGGGCTCGGGCTCGGTCGGCCAGTTCGCGATCCAGTTCGCACGGGCGGCCGGCGCAGAGGTCTTCGCCACGGCGAGCGAGCGCAATCACGACCGGCTCCGCGAGCTCGGAGCGATCCCCGTGACCTATGGCGAGGGCCTCGCCGACCGGGTCCGTGCCGCGGCGCCCGGCGGGATCACGGTCGCGGTCGACGCTGCCGGCACCGACGAGGCGATCGCCGTGTCGAAGGAGCTCGTCGCCGACCACGACCGCATCGGCACGATCGTCCAGGGCGCGAAGGCCGCCGAGCTCGGCATCCGCGCCTGGAGCGGCGGCAACCCCGTGCCGCTCACCGCCGAAGAGCTGGCCCTCCGCGCCGAGGCCGTGCCCTACGCCGCCGAGCTCGCCGCGCGAGGCGAACTCGACATCGAGATCGCGCACCGGTACCCGCTCGCCGAGGCCGCGGAGGCCCACCGGCAGAGCGAGACCGGCCACGTGCGCGGGAAGATCGTCCTGCTGCCGTAGGTCGGGGTATCCCGATTCACAGCCCGGAATCAGGTCCATCTGCTCTTCGCTCCGACCGCCGCCGGATGGGCGTAGCGTCGGCGATATGAGCAGAACGTATGTGATCACGGGTGCCGGATCCGGCATCGGCGCAGCCACCGCCGCCCTCCTCACCGAGGGTGGGAACCGCGTCATCGGCGTCGACCTGAAGGGCGCCGACATCACCGCCGACCTCTCCACGCCAGACGGGCGCTCCGGCGCCGCACAGACGGCGATCGCCGAGGCCGACGGCCGAATCGACGCGGTCGTCGCCGCGGCCGGGATCTCGGCCCCCTCCGCCCTCACGGTCGCGGTGAATTATTTCGGCGTCGTCGGCTTCCTCGACGCGCTCGCGCCGACGCTCGCCGAGGCGGAGGCTCCGCGCATCGCGGTGGTGAGTTCGATGGCCTCGCTCCAGCCGAACTCGGCCGAGCTCGTCGAGGCGATGCTCGCCGGTGACGAGGCCCGCGCGCTGGAGCTCGGGGCGGCGCTCGCCGACCAGGGGCCCGAGGCGGGCTACCTGAACTACCCCTCCTCGAAGCGCGCCCTCAGTCGCTGGGTGCGCCGGGAGTCGATCACCGCCAGGTACGCGGGCGCCGGCATCCCGCTGAACGCCGTCGCACCCGGCACGGTGGTGACGCCGATGACGGCGCCGCTGCTGGAGAGCGAGGAGGGTCGGGCGATGGTGGATGCCGCGGTGCCGATGCCGCTCAACGGCCACGCCGACCCCTCGGTGATCGCGCGCCTGCTCGTGTGGCTCACCAGCGAGGAGAACACCCACGTGACGGGCCAGACGATCTACATCGACGGCGGCGCCGACGCGACGCTGCGGGGCGACGACGTGTGGAGCTGGGCCGACCCGCGCTGAGCGGCGCGGTGCGTCGTCAGCGCTCGGCGTGCGCGCGGACGAAGGCCGCCACGGCCGGCGCGAGCCCGGCGCCGACCTCGTCGGCCGGCCGCTTCCGGCCCTTCACCTCGAAGGAATGACCGCCGCCCTCGATCCACTCGAGGGCGGCGTTCGGGCCGATGCGGGCGGTCGCGTCGGCGAGCTGCTCGTTCGGGATCGCGAACGGGTCGTTCGTGCCCTGCAGGAACAGCATCGGCAGCGTGAGGCCGATGAGGTGCTCGTCCCTCGGGCGGTCGGGCTTGCCCGGCGGGTGCAACGGGTAGCCGACGAACACGAGTCCGGCGGCCGGCATCCCCTCGGCGACGGCCATCGAGGCCATGCGCCCGCCGTACGACTTGCCCGATGCCCAGATCGGCTCGCCGGCAGAGCCCGCCTCGGCGGCGAGGTGCTCGGCCGCCGCCACCGCGGCGCGCCAGGCGGCGATCGCCGGTGCCGGCCGGCCAGGCATCCGTCTGCCCTGCTCCCGGTACGGGAAGTTGAACCGCAGCGTCGCGAGTCCGGCGTCGCGCAGTGCGCGCGTGAAACCGGTGAGGAACGGATGCTCCAGGCCGGTGCCGGCCCCGTGCGCCACGACGACGGTGGCATCGGCACCCGGCGGTCGCCCGCTCAGCGCTGAGACCGGTGCGCCGTCGACATCGAACTGCAGGGCGGTCTCGCCGGGATCGGCCGGCGCGGGCGAGTCGGTCATGCTCCCATCGTCTCGCACCGGCGGGGATCAGTCCCGGACCGGTCCGAGCCGGCGGGTGCGCGCCGCGATCACGCGTGCGGTGAGCGTGCTCGCCACGATCACGACGATGCCCACGATGGCCGCGATCGCCACCGGCACCGAGTGCGGCTCGCCGGTGAGGCGGCCGACCGCGATCCAGGCGAGCCCCCACGACGCGGCGAGCATGGGGGCGAGCCCGCCCCGGCTCGCGACGCCGAGTGCTGCGACCGCGATCGTCGCGACCGCGATGACCACGATCGCCCACACCTCCGCCGGGATGCCGGCACCGTCGAAGCCGCTCGCCGCGAGCGCGGCCGCGACGTTCGCCGCGGTCGCGATCGAGACCCAGCCGAGATAGAGCCCGATGGTGCCGTCGGTGATGAGCGCATCGGCCAGGTGATGCGGGGGATGCCGCACACACGTCCAGTACGCCCAGCACAGCACCGCCAGCAGCACCGCGATCACGGCCACGCTCAGCCAGAGGAGGCCGGCCTGCACGGAGAGGATCCAGGCCGCGTTGAGCAGCAACGAGGCGGCGACCGGATACGCGAGGCGGCGCTGCCGGTCGGCGGCGCGCTGCGCGGGCAGGAACTGCCAGACGGCGTAGACGAGGAGCCCGAAGTAGATGAGCGTCCAGATGGCGAACGCCGGACCGGCCGGCGCGATCGGCGTCGCATCCGCTGCAAGCGCGCCGCCCGCGGCATCCTGGATCCGGGTGCCGCCCGCCGCGCCCGATCCCACGAACGCGCCGACCACGGCGACCACCGCACTCACCGCCACCACGCACTGCCGGACGAGGTCGGCCGCACGACTGCGCCCGGCGTGCGAGGCGCCGGCCCGCTCCGGCCCGCTCATGCCGCCCATTCCGTGGGGCCGCCCGCGATCGTCGTCTGGAACAGCCGGCCGAGACGTTCGCCGCCGCCGCGGAGGAACGCGCTGCGCTGCCTCGCCGCTCCCGTGCCGAGCTGGGTCAGCCGGGCCACGAGCTCGGCCGTCACCTCGAGATCGCCCTCGGCCTCGAGCTGCGGGCCCACGAGCGCGAACAGCCGGTCGAGGACCGACCGAGCGTCGGCCAGCTCTCCCAGCACGGGGTCGTAGACCTGCGCGCGCAGGCCGGCGTGCGCGGAATGCAGCACAGCGGCCGACAGCAGCTCCGGTGCGACATCCGTCTCCTCGATGTCCCGGCCGTCGGTCTCGATCGCATGGCGGACGAGCGCGCGGCAGAGCGCCGCGACGAGCAGCGTGTCCTCGGCGGTCAGCTGGGCGTCGGCCATCCGGAACTCGATCGTCGGGAGGTGCTCGGAGAGCCGGATGTTCCAGGCGATGAGCGCGAGGTCGGTCATGCCGCCGATGCCGAGGAGACGGCGGATGCGCCGGTCGTAGTCGTTGGCGTCGCGGAAGCGCGGCGGTGAGCCGGCGGTGGGCCACCGCCGCAGCTGCACGGTGCGCCAGCTCTCGTAGCCCGTGTCGTACCCGCGCCAGAACGGCGAGTTTCCGCTGATGGCCGTGAGCAGCGGGAGCCACGGACGCGCCGTGTTCAGCGCGATCACGCCCGCTTCGCGGTCGGGGATGCCGACGTGCACGTGCAGGCCGCTCATCTGGTGGTCGGCGATGAGGCCCGCCATGTCGCGTACGATCCGCTGGTACCGCTCGTCGTGCGTGATGGAGGGGAACGCGAGCGTGTCGGGTGGAGTGCCGATGCTCGCGGCCAGCACGCCGACCCGCTCGGCCTCGTCGGCCACGAGCCGGCGGAAGCCCGACAGCACGGGCAGCGCACCGCCCAGCGTGTCGAACACGGGCGAGGCGTGCTCGATCTGCGAGGCGAGGAACTCCTTGTGGGTGGTCGCCGACCACTCGGGGTCCTCGTGCAGCCGGGCGAAGAGGGGCGCGGCGACATCCGCCGGCCTCAGGGTCTCACGGTCGAGGAAGATGAACTCCTCCTCCACGCCGAACGTCGCGTGCATGCCTTCCCCCTTCGGCCGTGCTTCGAGCCTGCGGGGGCGCGTCGGCGGGTGTCAACCCCCTACCGACTGAGGTCGCGCTCGGGCATGAGGGCGTACGGGGTTCCGGGACGGGGGCTCCGTGCACCAGGACGCCGCCGCGTGCAGATCCGGGACGCGGCGGGGCATCCGGCCGATGTCGGCGGCCGCGCGTACCGTGTGAGCCATGACCGACCAGATGCAGCTGAACGTCGCGCACCAGGTGCTCGACGACCCGTGCCCCCGCTGCGGATCCCTGACGGTCCGCGCCATCGTCTACGGCCCGCTCGACTTCGCCGTCGAGGCCGAGCCGCTCGACGCCGTGAGTGTCGACGACGCCCCCATCTTCGACTGCCGCGACTGCGGTTTCGAGTGGGGCCTCGCGGTGCGCGACCTGCTCGGCTGAGCTGCCAGCGCCGCATCCTCGGGCGGCGCGATCCGCTCAGCCGACCGCGGCGGGGCGGTCCCGTCAGATGGCCGCGTCCTCGGCGTTCCTGCCCGGGCCGCGGTCATCCTCATCCCCGTCGAGCAGCTCCTCCCGGATGCGCCGGAGGTCCTCCATGAGCGAGCCGACGAGGATCCAGTGCCCGGATTTCGGCGCCGTGATGACGAGCGGCGAGGTCAGCGCCGGGATCGCCGACGTGAGCGGCTCGGGGTCGACCTCCGCGAGGTGGACCGCCAGGCGCACGTCGTGCGCGGCGCGGCGCAGCTGCTCGGCGATCGCGCGCACGGTGGGCTCATCGGAGAGCGTCGGGTCGTAGTGGTCGAATACGGCCCGGGTCATCCCGATCGCCTGCGTGACGATCGGGCCCAGTCGCTCGAGCAGGGCGCGCTGCTCGGCGAGCTCGCCTCGGTGGGCCGAGCGCCGGGGGTTGAGCGTGAGGGATTCCTCGCCGGCGCGGATGGCCTCGTCGGCCTGGTCGCGCATGGGTCGCATCAGGCGGGCTTCGAGCATGAGCTCCTGCATCGCCGCAGGCGACTGCGGCGTCTCGAGTGCGCTCGCGAGGCGCTCGAGTGAGCCGGCGAGCTCGCCGCCGAGCAGGGCGAGGTCGCGGCGAGCGGGGGCGAGCGCGACGGGCGGCACGATGAGCGCGTTCACGATGATGCCGATGACGGCGCCGATGAGGGTCTCGAGCACCCGGTCGAGCGCG harbors:
- a CDS encoding NADP-dependent oxidoreductase, which produces MPFAIQYDRFGGPEVLELREIPYSTPGPGQVVVEVRAAGVNPIDWKLRAAIRPSGELHGWRGVGTDAAGVVTAVASDVDEVAPGDEVIVSDAKGAYATELVVGAGHVARKPAGLPWEQAAAIPIPAGTAYQVLRSLGVGKGDTLLWHAGSGSVGQFAIQFARAAGAEVFATASERNHDRLRELGAIPVTYGEGLADRVRAAAPGGITVAVDAAGTDEAIAVSKELVADHDRIGTIVQGAKAAELGIRAWSGGNPVPLTAEELALRAEAVPYAAELAARGELDIEIAHRYPLAEAAEAHRQSETGHVRGKIVLLP
- a CDS encoding SDR family oxidoreductase — protein: MSRTYVITGAGSGIGAATAALLTEGGNRVIGVDLKGADITADLSTPDGRSGAAQTAIAEADGRIDAVVAAAGISAPSALTVAVNYFGVVGFLDALAPTLAEAEAPRIAVVSSMASLQPNSAELVEAMLAGDEARALELGAALADQGPEAGYLNYPSSKRALSRWVRRESITARYAGAGIPLNAVAPGTVVTPMTAPLLESEEGRAMVDAAVPMPLNGHADPSVIARLLVWLTSEENTHVTGQTIYIDGGADATLRGDDVWSWADPR
- a CDS encoding alpha/beta family hydrolase, producing the protein MTDSPAPADPGETALQFDVDGAPVSALSGRPPGADATVVVAHGAGTGLEHPFLTGFTRALRDAGLATLRFNFPYREQGRRMPGRPAPAIAAWRAAVAAAEHLAAEAGSAGEPIWASGKSYGGRMASMAVAEGMPAAGLVFVGYPLHPPGKPDRPRDEHLIGLTLPMLFLQGTNDPFAIPNEQLADATARIGPNAALEWIEGGGHSFEVKGRKRPADEVGAGLAPAVAAFVRAHAER
- a CDS encoding TspO/MBR family protein, yielding MSGPERAGASHAGRSRAADLVRQCVVAVSAVVAVVGAFVGSGAAGGTRIQDAAGGALAADATPIAPAGPAFAIWTLIYFGLLVYAVWQFLPAQRAADRQRRLAYPVAASLLLNAAWILSVQAGLLWLSVAVIAVLLAVLCWAYWTCVRHPPHHLADALITDGTIGLYLGWVSIATAANVAAALAASGFDGAGIPAEVWAIVVIAVATIAVAALGVASRGGLAPMLAASWGLAWIAVGRLTGEPHSVPVAIAAIVGIVVIVASTLTARVIAARTRRLGPVRD
- a CDS encoding YbdK family carboxylate-amine ligase, with translation MHATFGVEEEFIFLDRETLRPADVAAPLFARLHEDPEWSATTHKEFLASQIEHASPVFDTLGGALPVLSGFRRLVADEAERVGVLAASIGTPPDTLAFPSITHDERYQRIVRDMAGLIADHQMSGLHVHVGIPDREAGVIALNTARPWLPLLTAISGNSPFWRGYDTGYESWRTVQLRRWPTAGSPPRFRDANDYDRRIRRLLGIGGMTDLALIAWNIRLSEHLPTIEFRMADAQLTAEDTLLVAALCRALVRHAIETDGRDIEETDVAPELLSAAVLHSAHAGLRAQVYDPVLGELADARSVLDRLFALVGPQLEAEGDLEVTAELVARLTQLGTGAARQRSAFLRGGGERLGRLFQTTIAGGPTEWAA
- a CDS encoding FUSC family protein, producing MKIATTLRAAGRMPLLQVAKAAVATIAAWLIAGWLIPGPLPVFAAIAALLVVQPSVNQSLGKAVERSVGVVLGVIVATGLSFAFGSASWVVLVAIVIAMLVAWALKMTPGTSNQVAISAMLVLALGASSPEYALDRVLETLIGAVIGIIVNALIVPPVALAPARRDLALLGGELAGSLERLASALETPQSPAAMQELMLEARLMRPMRDQADEAIRAGEESLTLNPRRSAHRGELAEQRALLERLGPIVTQAIGMTRAVFDHYDPTLSDEPTVRAIAEQLRRAAHDVRLAVHLAEVDPEPLTSAIPALTSPLVITAPKSGHWILVGSLMEDLRRIREELLDGDEDDRGPGRNAEDAAI